The DNA sequence ATCCGGCGGTCTCAGGCACTGCGCCGACAGTCGCGACGCCACCCGCCACAGGCCCGGTCTTCGCAGCCGGCGACGTCCTCACGCCGAAGATCGACAACATCAAGCTGCTCAAGGAATCGAACGACAGCGCCGCCGTCGCGACGACGCTCAAGAAGGGCGACGAACTCGTCTACCTCGGCGATGATCAGAACGGCTTCGCCCACGTGCAGGGCTCGGCCGCGGAGGGGTGGGTCAAGAAGGTGCTGCTCACCAGGCACGGCAGCTGATGCGAACGCCGGGACTTGAACCCGGATGGGGTCTCCCCCGCCAGCTCCTAAGGCTGGTGCGTATACCATTCCGCCACGTTCGCCGGTCGGCAGGAAGTTAGCGCCGGGCCCCGCCGCCGGTCTCGCGGCGATCGGCCTCCTGCCGCGCTATCTTTTCCCCCGACTCAACCACGTGGATCAATGACGATGCAGGTCTCTCGTAGATGGATCGCTCCGGCAATTGCAGCTGTGACGCTGCTCACCGCGTGTGGCGACGCCCGTCTCGACAAGCTCGCGCTCGGCATCTCGAAGGATTCCGCAGCCTCGGTCATCGGCTCGGCGCCGCATCGCAATCTCAGCTACCTCACCGCCGGCAGGACCTGGGACGTGCAGTTCTATTCCCGGAGCGACGTCGCCGGAACCGACTCGATTCCGTGGCGCAAGATGAGCCCGGTGATCTTCATCAGCGGCAAGAGCGTTGGCTGGGGTTGGAGCTGGTGGGGGAAGACGGCGAAGAAGCAGGGAATCGCGATGCCGCAGTAGTTGCCTGGTTCGCGATCCGTTGTTCGCTCGCCGGAAACAGAGCGCCCGCCAGTGCATCACTGGCGGGCGCTCTTCATTCGATCGTGCAGCGGCGATCAGTGGATACGGAACCGATCGATTCGGGTGGTCGGCTTCTTGTCCGGACCCACGCTCGTCAATTCCAGCGTGACAATATTGTGGACTGCGCCGTTCAGCGCCGCCTTGAGGTCGGCCTCGTTCCTGACCGGCTTCCCTTCGATCGCCGTGATCACGTCGGCCGTGCCGCATTGCTGCTGCTGGACATCTTCGGCACTGCAGATCGTGTGCGTTGACGCCACCGAGCCATCCACCACGCTGTCGATCAGCAGCCCGCGGACCGTGTTCGGCAGACCATCCTGCTCGGCCGTTGCAGCGGTGAGGGGTTCGGTCACCAGGCCGAGCATGCTCTTGCTCGCGGTGACCTCGGTGGTCTTCGGCGAATCGGGCGACGCCGACGCATCCGCCACGTTGGTCGGCTGGTCAACGCTCGTCAGCTTGACCGAGACGCTGTGCTTGCCGTCCTTGCGATAGAGCTCGACCTTGACCACGTCGCCCGGACGGCGGAAGCCGACGATCTGCTGCAACTGCGACGTGTAGTGCACCGGCTGGCCGTCGATCGAGACGATCACGTCACCCGGTACGATCCCCGCGGCCTTCGCCGGCGAATCAGAGCCCGAGTACGACTCGATCCGCACGCCGGAGATCGACGGGAGGCCGAGGTAATCGGCGTCCTCGCCGTTGGCATCATGGACGTACACACCCAGCCCTGCGCGCTCGACGCGGCCGCGGGTGACGAGCTGGTCCATCACCTTGCGTGCGAGATCGATCGGTACCGCAAAGGCGTAGCCGGTGTAGTAGCCGGTCTGCGACGCGATCGCGGCGTTGATCCCGATCACTTCGCCGCGGACGTTCACCAGCGGGCCGCCGGAATTCCCCTTGTTGATCACCGCGTCGGTCTGGATGTAGTCCTGGATCAGCTTGCCGTTGTCGAAATCGCCGAGGGCGAGATTGGCGCGGCCCTTGGCGCTGACGATTCCCTGCGTCACGGTGAAGGTGAGGTCGCCGCCAAGCGGGTTACCGATCGCCAGCACCCACTCGCCGACGCGCGTCGCATCCGACGAACCGAGCGCCGCCGGGGTGAGCCCCGAGGCGTCGATCTTGAGGACGCCGATGTCGGTGTCCTTGTCGGTGCCGACGATCTTGGCGGTGTATTCACGGCCGTCGAGCAGGCGAACCGTCACCTTGCTCGCGCCTTCGATCACATGGTTGTTGGTGAGGATGTATCCGTCGCTCGACACGATGAATCCCGACCCGCTGCTGTGCTCCAGCTCGGGTGGCTGGTCCTGCCGGCGACGCTGCTGCAGCTGTCCGCGAGGAACCAGCTGCTGAAAGCCCGGGGGAAGCTGGCTCATTATCTCTGACTGGTCGTCCGCGCTCATCGGCGATTCTGACTGGATGTAGACAACGGACGGGCGCACCGCATCGACAACCGCCGCGTACGCATCGCTCAGATCAACCAGGGCGCGCGCCGCCGGAATCCGCGGGGCATCGACCTTGACGATCGGAGTGTGAGCAGCGCGTTCCTGGGCGAGGCCGGTGCGAGGGAA is a window from the Gemmatimonadales bacterium genome containing:
- a CDS encoding trypsin-like peptidase domain-containing protein; protein product: MSTRSRNWIKFGALVALAFVLGLFFAGLLDFPRTGLAQERAAHTPIVKVDAPRIPAARALVDLSDAYAAVVDAVRPSVVYIQSESPMSADDQSEIMSQLPPGFQQLVPRGQLQQRRRQDQPPELEHSSGSGFIVSSDGYILTNNHVIEGASKVTVRLLDGREYTAKIVGTDKDTDIGVLKIDASGLTPAALGSSDATRVGEWVLAIGNPLGGDLTFTVTQGIVSAKGRANLALGDFDNGKLIQDYIQTDAVINKGNSGGPLVNVRGEVIGINAAIASQTGYYTGYAFAVPIDLARKVMDQLVTRGRVERAGLGVYVHDANGEDADYLGLPSISGVRIESYSGSDSPAKAAGIVPGDVIVSIDGQPVHYTSQLQQIVGFRRPGDVVKVELYRKDGKHSVSVKLTSVDQPTNVADASASPDSPKTTEVTASKSMLGLVTEPLTAATAEQDGLPNTVRGLLIDSVVDGSVASTHTICSAEDVQQQQCGTADVITAIEGKPVRNEADLKAALNGAVHNIVTLELTSVGPDKKPTTRIDRFRIH